The Dietzia sp. ANT_WB102 region CCACACCAGCCACGCCAGGCCGGCGGCGATGGCGATCACGTAGGCGATGGTGATCCGCAGGAGGGACGCGCTTCTACTCATGGCGGGAGAATAACGCGGTGCCCGCGCCCTCGTTGACGGAACATCGAATACCGTCCGCCCCATGAGTTCGATGCTCACGGGGCGTCGTCAGCGCGAACCTCCCCCCCGTGGCCGGTTCCGCATACCGGCGGACGTGTATACCCGTAACATTGCAAGTGGCCGTCAGGTGTCGTTGTCCTTGGCGGCGTCAACGTACCCGCGCACGCCGGATGGGCTGCGCACAGTGTGAACCACACGGCGTCTCGGCTAGCGGTCGTCAGCGGTCGGAACAGTGGCGGGTCGAGCGTAGGGTCGCGACATGACGCAGCTCGTCTTTCTCCCCGGACTCCACGGCGATGCGCACACGTGGAGTCCGGTGTTGCGCGCTCTGCCTGGCGAGTGGACCGCCACGGCCATGGATCTCCCGGCCGTCTCCGACCTCGATGCCCTCGTCGACGAGTTGGCGGGGCAGGTGGCGAGTCAGGTCGCACCCAGCGGAGTCGTCGTCGGGCATTCGCTCGGGGGCGTGGTGGCCATGCACCTCGCCGAGCGGCACCCGGCCCTGATGGCCGGTCTCGTGCTGGTGACCGCACCCGTGGGTGCCGAGGATTCGGAGTCGGCCGCGGCGCGCGCTGCCCGCGCAGCAGGCTTGAGCCTCGGGGCGTACGAGGAGATCGCACTCGACGGCATGGAGGCGGTGTACTACGGCGACCGTGGCCACGACCCACAGGTCCGGGCCGAGCGGCTGCGGGCGGCGCGTGCGTACGGACCGGAGCGGTTCGCTGCGCATTCGTTGGCCCTGGGCGCCCGCCCGGACCGCAGCCGGTTCCCCGTGCAGGCGCCCTGCCCCGTGCTGATCGTGGGGGCGTCGCACGACCAGGTGGTGCCTACCGCCGGCCAGCGACGCTGGGCTGAGGACAACGGCGCCCGGGCCGCCAGCACTCAAACCGCCGGCATCGGGACCTCCAGTGGCGAAGCGTCCCGCGTGACCTACGTAGAGATTCCCGAGACCGGGCACATGCTGCCGGTGGAGGCACCACAGCAGCTGG contains the following coding sequences:
- a CDS encoding alpha/beta fold hydrolase, which translates into the protein MTQLVFLPGLHGDAHTWSPVLRALPGEWTATAMDLPAVSDLDALVDELAGQVASQVAPSGVVVGHSLGGVVAMHLAERHPALMAGLVLVTAPVGAEDSESAAARAARAAGLSLGAYEEIALDGMEAVYYGDRGHDPQVRAERLRAARAYGPERFAAHSLALGARPDRSRFPVQAPCPVLIVGASHDQVVPTAGQRRWAEDNGARAASTQTAGIGTSSGEASRVTYVEIPETGHMLPVEAPQQLAGAISDWCRTLDI